In Sphingobacterium sp. PCS056, the following proteins share a genomic window:
- a CDS encoding NAD(+)--rifampin ADP-ribosyltransferase: MTNEQNNWHMATAFAQTYFYGTKADLKIGDLIQAGFQSNQQDRQFKYMYVMDIRVVSVA, translated from the coding sequence ATGACCAACGAGCAAAACAACTGGCATATGGCAACGGCATTTGCCCAAACCTATTTTTATGGTACAAAGGCTGACTTAAAAATTGGCGATCTCATTCAGGCGGGTTTTCAGTCGAATCAGCAAGATAGGCAATTCAAGTATATGTATGTTATGGACATTCGGGTTGTAAGCGTTGCATAA
- a CDS encoding SMI1/KNR4 family protein, producing MTNSELKNIWSVPKYLPYVQPELTPEILEQAEKQIGYKLPAKLIEILKIQNGGYIRYKIAETPQEQIMGIGPYFPSLTDFDWTESQEYVSFELDGLVPLDGDGHWYICLDYRENKEEPQVAWIDIECDHQEKIANSFAEFLDLLTLDVNEGDLVIQTEHSIEENAKQIEQILEIKFDAPEHFNSGYASYRGKYKDSWIWLTPNQVPAGFVREDDKRYHELKDKMSFSAVQYLDIPEKDLFLVLSEEDLNSEVMERLGNHNMKIRPITELLQNSMTG from the coding sequence ATGACAAACAGTGAATTAAAAAATATTTGGAGTGTTCCCAAATATTTGCCCTATGTGCAACCCGAGTTGACTCCTGAGATTTTGGAACAAGCGGAGAAGCAAATTGGATACAAACTTCCTGCGAAACTGATAGAAATTCTAAAAATTCAGAATGGCGGTTATATCCGTTATAAAATTGCGGAAACCCCTCAGGAACAGATCATGGGTATCGGACCTTATTTTCCTTCATTGACGGACTTTGATTGGACAGAATCTCAAGAATATGTGAGTTTTGAACTGGATGGACTTGTTCCGCTTGATGGAGATGGACATTGGTACATATGTTTGGATTATAGGGAAAATAAAGAGGAACCGCAGGTTGCATGGATCGATATAGAGTGTGACCATCAGGAAAAAATAGCAAATTCTTTTGCTGAGTTTTTAGACTTGTTAACACTGGATGTCAATGAAGGGGATTTAGTGATCCAAACTGAACACTCCATAGAGGAAAATGCTAAACAGATCGAGCAGATCCTTGAAATAAAATTTGATGCACCTGAGCATTTTAACAGCGGATACGCGAGCTATCGAGGCAAATATAAAGATAGTTGGATCTGGTTGACTCCAAACCAAGTACCTGCTGGATTTGTAAGAGAAGATGACAAACGCTATCATGAACTGAAAGACAAAATGAGCTTTTCTGCTGTACAATATCTAGATATTCCTGAAAAAGATCTATTTCTTGTCCTTTCTGAAGAAGATTTAAATAGCGAAGTCATGGAAAGACTGGGCAACCACAATATGAAAATAAGACCCATTACTGAACTTTTGCAAAATAGCATGACGGGTTAA